In the Grimontia kaedaensis genome, one interval contains:
- a CDS encoding sterol desaturase family protein, with translation MKFAYLALVLTPVSIFIAFGKPWLYLPLAGLGIMSILLFEYKNTHRLDWRANLAEQWRNVVYLISIQFVLVQLLTRLFHAIPKWDFWPNSFPVWAQLTLLLITSDFLRYWQHRFAHSHYWQLHARHHRPAKLHAANVVIFHPLDKAIQLCADLLPFVLLAVNAEVLLAYGLLYAQIGFLQHSNVRWNLGWLNYIFATGQLHQWHHRLDKNYGNNLSIWDWIFATAYLADSPPERVGASKPTAIKPNLFIQLYLRWQYRNATKRQKKLLVELNQIRAQSEQLQKYEDHGFEQAFSKGNIHGKPLLALAKTSGTSTKSKYLPITKEYCQLITKSFRQFAILQFITRPWLMLGKSLTIAGDCAEEQQFGFDAGAASAWFNRFSPNFSKKRELFDSQLLSALSFEDKQYVSLLMAMTEPKLMRLASANPSTLVLWLQQLQDKAEDLEQDWNSHGARFKFTHPKIYAWLAPRLSKLDFVGTDIALIWPNLSVIHCWQYGNCQFPAKRLQTIMAQVQIDDIGLLASEGVISQSLEPIHQGGALSLDDIYYEFFDHQRHQVELDKLEKDRTYYLAISSKWGLNRYWLNDIVKVVGFIGECPRIIFQQKGEGCTSLTGEKLHEQQVQAAIAQVLPNQSPWFLMLAEPSTQKYHLLINTEIDIYAFDQALQNINIEYQSKRQSSRLSIPLMQLMNKNIEQHYRNWYLDNGVRPSQYKRIALKLTTSEQYPWQQQSK, from the coding sequence GTGAAATTTGCGTATCTTGCGCTTGTTCTAACGCCAGTTTCTATTTTCATAGCGTTCGGTAAACCATGGCTATACCTGCCATTGGCGGGGTTAGGCATCATGAGTATTTTACTTTTTGAATATAAAAATACTCATCGACTTGATTGGCGCGCAAATCTTGCCGAACAATGGAGAAATGTCGTCTATCTCATCTCGATTCAGTTCGTCCTTGTCCAACTGCTTACCAGACTGTTTCACGCGATACCCAAATGGGATTTTTGGCCAAACAGCTTTCCCGTTTGGGCGCAGCTAACCCTATTGCTAATCACTTCAGATTTCCTGCGCTATTGGCAGCATCGCTTTGCACACAGTCACTATTGGCAATTACACGCACGCCACCACCGCCCAGCCAAGCTTCATGCTGCCAATGTGGTTATCTTCCATCCATTGGATAAAGCAATTCAGCTTTGCGCAGATTTACTGCCGTTTGTACTGCTTGCAGTAAACGCTGAAGTACTGCTGGCCTATGGGTTACTGTATGCTCAGATCGGCTTTCTGCAGCATAGCAATGTGCGCTGGAATCTTGGATGGTTGAATTACATCTTTGCTACCGGTCAACTTCACCAATGGCATCATCGGCTAGACAAGAACTATGGCAATAACCTTAGTATTTGGGATTGGATATTTGCAACTGCTTATCTCGCTGACAGTCCCCCAGAAAGAGTCGGTGCAAGCAAACCCACTGCAATTAAGCCAAATCTGTTCATACAGCTTTATTTACGTTGGCAATATCGCAACGCGACCAAACGGCAAAAAAAACTACTGGTAGAGCTCAATCAAATTCGCGCTCAATCCGAGCAGCTACAAAAATATGAAGACCATGGGTTTGAACAGGCTTTTTCCAAAGGCAATATTCACGGCAAACCCTTACTCGCTTTAGCAAAAACCAGTGGTACAAGCACCAAAAGCAAATACTTGCCAATCACCAAAGAGTATTGTCAGCTGATTACAAAATCCTTTCGCCAGTTCGCAATTTTACAGTTCATCACCCGCCCATGGCTCATGTTGGGTAAATCTTTGACCATCGCTGGCGATTGTGCCGAAGAGCAGCAGTTTGGCTTTGATGCCGGTGCTGCCTCCGCTTGGTTTAATCGCTTTAGCCCAAATTTTAGTAAAAAACGTGAATTATTTGATAGCCAGCTCTTATCAGCTCTGAGCTTTGAAGATAAACAATATGTCAGTTTGTTGATGGCCATGACTGAGCCAAAGCTGATGAGGCTCGCTTCAGCAAACCCTTCGACATTGGTATTGTGGTTGCAGCAACTTCAGGACAAAGCAGAAGATCTAGAGCAGGATTGGAATAGTCATGGTGCCAGATTTAAATTTACTCACCCCAAAATCTATGCCTGGTTAGCACCGCGACTCAGTAAGCTCGACTTTGTAGGTACTGACATAGCTCTAATCTGGCCTAACCTCAGCGTCATTCATTGTTGGCAATATGGTAATTGCCAGTTCCCCGCAAAACGCTTACAAACCATCATGGCACAGGTGCAAATTGACGATATTGGCCTGCTCGCAAGCGAAGGAGTTATCAGTCAAAGTCTAGAGCCCATTCATCAAGGCGGAGCACTGTCGCTGGATGACATTTATTATGAGTTTTTTGACCATCAGCGGCATCAAGTCGAGCTCGATAAACTTGAGAAAGATAGAACCTATTATCTGGCGATTTCATCTAAGTGGGGTCTGAACCGTTACTGGTTGAATGACATAGTAAAAGTAGTAGGCTTTATCGGAGAATGTCCGCGAATTATCTTCCAGCAAAAGGGCGAAGGTTGCACTTCACTGACCGGTGAGAAACTACACGAACAGCAGGTACAAGCGGCGATAGCCCAGGTTTTACCCAATCAATCACCATGGTTTTTGATGTTGGCTGAGCCAAGTACCCAAAAGTATCATTTGCTGATCAATACAGAAATAGACATCTATGCATTCGATCAAGCGCTACAAAACATCAATATCGAATATCAAAGCAAACGTCAAAGTTCACGCTTATCCATTCCGCTGATGCAACTAATGAATAAAAACATCGAACAACACTACCGAAACTGGTATCTCGATAATGGTGTCCGCCCCAGCCAGTACAAGCGTATCGCTTTGAAACTGACCACTAGTGAGCAATATCCATGGCAACAACAGTCGAAGTAA
- a CDS encoding acyltransferase family protein produces MQVKRYDYLDNIKWVMTILVILHHSAATAGLDPIGYNLPHVEEAMQYQYQILDTFNRINQSFFMSLFFFISAYFVIPSFERKGAGTFMLDKLKRLGIPILITLFLFFPIGSLEFATSNLKGFFLHGNIDLGVTWFCWTLIVFSGVYVLCRTISEGNQKVYIDKPFPALWKIVLFAVIMIPVNFFGLYLMEVLGQNFLGFHLLKYFPIYVSMFYFGIVAYKYQWLDKLEFKHAFSGILMWIVATVFISRLTSGFGLNDEMVTRGFTAIGMSMFLLYIFKMLFNKKGKLSSMLARSAFAAYVVQNVPMYFTADFYQHFMTQTPLINFVVIAIPSVVGSFAIGYLICKTPVLKRIF; encoded by the coding sequence ATGCAAGTTAAGCGTTATGACTATCTGGATAATATCAAGTGGGTGATGACGATATTGGTGATTTTGCATCATAGTGCAGCCACGGCAGGTTTAGACCCAATTGGTTACAATTTACCGCATGTCGAGGAAGCGATGCAGTACCAGTATCAGATTCTGGATACATTCAATAGGATCAACCAGTCGTTTTTTATGTCACTGTTTTTCTTTATCTCCGCCTACTTCGTGATTCCCTCTTTTGAGCGTAAAGGGGCAGGTACATTTATGCTAGATAAGCTTAAACGCCTCGGTATCCCAATCCTCATAACCTTATTTTTGTTCTTTCCAATTGGATCACTCGAGTTTGCCACATCAAATCTAAAAGGCTTTTTCCTTCACGGAAATATTGACTTAGGAGTCACTTGGTTCTGCTGGACCTTGATCGTATTTAGCGGGGTATATGTATTGTGCCGTACTATCAGTGAAGGGAATCAAAAGGTTTACATTGATAAGCCTTTTCCGGCGCTTTGGAAGATAGTATTGTTTGCCGTGATAATGATTCCGGTCAATTTCTTTGGTTTGTATCTGATGGAAGTGTTGGGTCAGAACTTCTTAGGATTTCACCTTCTAAAATACTTCCCTATTTATGTCAGCATGTTTTACTTTGGCATCGTGGCTTATAAGTACCAGTGGTTAGATAAGCTGGAGTTTAAACATGCCTTTTCAGGGATCCTGATGTGGATTGTAGCGACAGTATTCATCTCTCGGTTAACATCAGGCTTTGGACTAAATGATGAGATGGTAACTCGTGGATTTACAGCGATTGGAATGTCGATGTTTCTGCTATATATCTTCAAGATGCTTTTCAATAAAAAAGGAAAATTGAGTTCAATGTTGGCACGAAGCGCTTTTGCTGCTTATGTGGTACAGAATGTCCCAATGTATTTCACCGCTGACTTTTATCAGCACTTCATGACCCAAACCCCTTTAATTAACTTTGTGGTCATTGCCATCCCCTCAGTGGTCGGCTCTTTTGCGATTGGCTATCTTATCTGTAAGACTCCAGTCCTAAAACGTATCTTCTGA
- a CDS encoding helix-turn-helix domain-containing protein — protein sequence MIEHSLVYVIKQELKRREWPYKAFARKMNLSESSIKRLMSNGQFSLAQLNHIAHLFAIPLSNLLLQAEQSAQLPDQLSDMQEQYLANNVEALSCFHMLLNGWTISEIVNDYQWQLPEVIQIVIGLQKQGLLELNADDSVKLKTAAVIRWRDNGPVRQAFEKQIQQEFMQTGFSENDWFLFDALELSPSSVTIIENKLDALKHQIRQLSAADRTLPKHRRKAYATMLALKPWTFSLVAHKRRN from the coding sequence ATGATCGAACACAGTCTAGTTTATGTGATTAAACAAGAGCTAAAGCGACGTGAATGGCCTTATAAGGCGTTTGCAAGAAAGATGAATTTGAGTGAGTCCTCCATAAAGCGACTGATGTCTAATGGGCAATTTAGTTTGGCGCAGCTAAATCATATTGCGCATTTATTTGCCATTCCCTTGTCTAATTTATTGCTACAAGCAGAGCAAAGCGCTCAGTTGCCGGATCAACTAAGTGACATGCAAGAGCAATATCTTGCTAACAATGTGGAAGCTCTGAGCTGTTTTCATATGTTGCTGAATGGATGGACAATCAGTGAAATTGTGAATGATTACCAATGGCAGTTGCCAGAGGTAATTCAGATCGTTATTGGTTTGCAAAAGCAAGGATTACTGGAGTTAAACGCTGACGACAGTGTGAAGCTGAAAACAGCGGCAGTAATACGTTGGCGTGACAATGGTCCCGTGCGCCAAGCGTTTGAAAAACAAATCCAACAAGAATTTATGCAAACTGGTTTTTCAGAGAATGACTGGTTTCTCTTTGATGCCCTTGAGCTATCACCAAGTTCGGTAACTATTATAGAAAACAAGCTCGATGCGCTTAAGCATCAAATTCGCCAACTCTCTGCCGCAGATCGCACCTTGCCAAAACATCGGCGCAAGGCTTATGCCACAATGTTGGCATTGAAACCTTGGACTTTTAGTTTAGTTGCACATAAGCGACGAAATTAA
- a CDS encoding extracellular catalytic domain type 2 short-chain-length polyhydroxyalkanoate depolymerase, with translation MKTITNALVVSALLFSTATFANNDKADPLPQLGADSETVTVSGLSSGGAMAVQYSVAYSSEVKGVGVIAGIPYDCVNVLSFDPEDPLANMNSITRAFHCMEKGANVDSLLSLTKKREKDGKIDDITNIANQKVWLFSGTEDPTVKPVTMKAVNEYYEQVNMGDNINFVDTVPAGHAFVTDEFGSECNTTQSPYINNCNYDSAGEMLSWIVGPLKEKAPEKPGKLHVFDQRPFFTSTLTSMDDQGFVFVPDNCTTGSSCKVHVAFHGCQQNKGTIGDEYAKEVGINQWADANNIIVLYPQAKTRQIINPNGCWDWWGYTRYDYSFKSGPQMNAVNKMVKHLLQNPNAS, from the coding sequence ATGAAAACAATAACCAATGCGCTGGTTGTTTCAGCACTACTTTTTAGTACGGCAACATTTGCGAATAACGACAAGGCAGATCCCCTCCCTCAACTTGGCGCAGACAGTGAAACCGTGACGGTTTCTGGATTATCCTCTGGTGGTGCAATGGCTGTGCAGTACAGCGTTGCTTACTCTTCTGAAGTGAAAGGTGTTGGCGTGATTGCGGGCATTCCGTATGACTGCGTCAATGTACTGAGCTTTGATCCGGAAGATCCGTTGGCAAACATGAACAGTATTACCCGCGCATTTCACTGCATGGAAAAAGGCGCAAATGTCGACAGCCTGCTGTCTTTAACCAAGAAGCGCGAAAAAGACGGCAAAATCGACGACATCACCAACATTGCCAATCAAAAAGTGTGGCTATTCAGTGGCACAGAAGATCCAACTGTAAAACCCGTCACCATGAAAGCAGTAAACGAATACTACGAGCAGGTGAATATGGGCGATAACATCAACTTCGTTGATACCGTTCCCGCAGGACACGCTTTTGTGACTGACGAATTTGGCAGCGAGTGCAACACCACGCAAAGCCCCTACATCAACAATTGTAACTACGACAGCGCTGGCGAAATGCTCTCTTGGATTGTCGGTCCGTTGAAAGAAAAAGCACCCGAGAAACCCGGCAAACTCCACGTTTTTGACCAGCGTCCTTTCTTTACCAGCACTTTGACCAGCATGGATGATCAGGGCTTTGTGTTCGTCCCAGATAACTGCACCACGGGCAGCAGCTGTAAAGTACATGTCGCTTTCCACGGATGTCAGCAAAACAAAGGCACCATTGGCGACGAATACGCCAAAGAAGTCGGGATTAACCAGTGGGCCGATGCCAATAACATCATTGTGCTTTACCCACAGGCAAAAACTCGTCAAATTATTAATCCGAACGGTTGTTGGGACTGGTGGGGTTACACCCGCTACGACTACTCCTTTAAATCAGGCCCGCAGATGAATGCGGTCAATAAGATGGTGAAGCACCTGCTTCAAAACCCTAACGCATCTTAA